A stretch of DNA from Brevibacterium sp. CBA3109:
CGGATACCGAGGATCTTCGGCCCGGCCAGGACCAGCTGGTCACGGTAGGACACAAGGTAGCCGGCGAAGAAAATGGCCAGCAGGATCTTCGCGATCTCACCGGGCTGGAAGGACATTGAGCCGACACCGATCCAGATGCGGGCACCATTGATCGTCTTGCCCAGGCCCGGAATCAGCGGAAGCATGAGGAAGATCAGCGCAGCGAACCCGGAGACGAAGGTATACCGGCGCAGCCACCGGTGGTCGCCCAGGAAGATGAGGATGCCGACTGCCAGGGCCACACCCAGCGTCATCCAGATCAACTGCGTCATTCCGCTGTTGAGGTACTCCGATCGACCGAGGTCGACCCGGTAGATCATCGCCAGGCCCAGGCCATTGAGCAGGACCGCGATGGGGACGAGGACGGGGTCGGCGTACTTGGCCTTCCACCACACGACGATGTGGATGATGAGACCCAGTGCGGCCAACCACGCCGCGTACTGGTAGACATTGGCGGGGATCGTGTCCTCGGTGCCGAGGCCCACAAGGGCATAGGCGCTCGTGGACACAGCGATGGCGAGGACGAGGAGGCCGAGTTCAGCCAAGCGATAAGGCCGTGGCCGAGCGACTTGGTTGGGATTCTCGTACATTACTGTGACTCCTCAGTGATGGCATCACTGGGATCGACCGCCTGGGAACTTGGTGGTGACGGTGCGGGATCGCTGGGACTCGTGGAGTCCTTGACATTGCCCGAGACAGTGCCCGACCGGTCGGCTTCCTGCCGTAGGTTCTTGATGATGCGATCGGCCTCGTCGCGGGAGTCGGCCTGGATGGAGCTGCGCAGACGGTCCTGCGAAAAGCTGTTGAGTGTGCCGACTTCGATGTCGGTGGTGTCCTCGAGCTGGCTGAGTTCGATAGGTCCCAGAGTCGTGTCGAGGCCCCGATAGAGGGTGACCTTCCCGTCGAGGCTCGTCAGGTAGTAGTGGTTGTTCATGTAGTTATAGGCGAAGAATCCGCCTACGGCGATAGCGACGATGACGATGGCGGCGATGATCCAGCCGAGGTAGGACCGCTTTTCCACCTCGTCGTCGTCAGCGTCGAGGTCATCCTCCTCGGTGGGTGCGTCTTTGTCGGACGTCTCTGTCGCGGTGCCCTGGGCGGGCGGAACCACCTCGGCGGTGGGCTCCTGCCGATCGGAGTCGGACACTGGCTGGATGGGCACGGTGTCGGTGTCACCGTTGCCGTAGTGGGGCTGTGTCTGGGTCGTGGCCTCATCGGCGTCGGTGTTCGTGCCGATCGTGGCGTACTTCGGGTTGAGGTGGACGGAACCGACGGAGCTGCCCTGCACGGTGTCGACGGTGCCCTCGAGCACGTCGCCGATGACGACGGTGACGTTATCGGCGCCGCCTCCAGCCAGGGCCAGGTCGATGAGCTGAGCGCAGCATTCTTCGGGATCGGAGACCTCGGCGAGGATTCGGGCGATATCGTCGACATCTGCGAAGCCGGTCAGCCCGTCCGAGCAGAGCATCCAACGGTCGCCGACGTGGGCTTCGCGCAGGGTGAGGTCGAGATCAGGGGAGGCTCCGACGTCGCCGAGGACCTTCATGACGACCGAACGCTGTGGGTGGGTCTCCGCCTCGTCTGGGGTGATGCGCCCTTCGTCAACGAGCATCTGGACGAAGGTGTGGTCGTGGGTGACGGTCTGAAGTTCGCCGTCGCGCAGCACGTAGCCGCGGGAGTCGCCTATATGAGCCAAGGCGAAACGATTGCCGGGAGCCCGCAGAAGAGCGGTGACCGTCGTGCCCATGCCGGCAAGCTCGGGCTGTTCGGCGACACCGCGGCAGATGCGGTCATTGGCTTCGAGGATCGAGGTGCGCAGGATCTCCAGAGCGTCCTCGCCGCTGGGTTCACGATCGAGGTCGGCGAGGCGGGCGACAGTGATCGCCGAAGCGACGTCACCGCCTGCGTGACCGCCCATTCCGTCAGCGATGAGTAAGAAGTTCGGACCCGCATAGCCGGAATCCTGGTTGTTCTTACGAACCAGCCCGGTGTGAGACCGGGCTGCTGAACGGAGGGTGATCGTCCCGTCGGTCGTCACGATTGGGTCTCCAACGTCGTATGGCCGATGGTGATCTGGGTGCCGATCCGCAGACTGATGGGCGAATGCATGCGCGAGCCGTCGACGATCGTCCCGTTCGTCGACCCCAGGTCCTCAAGGACCCAGGAGCCGTTGGCGGCCACGATTCGCGCATGGTGGCTGGAAGCGAAATCGTCACTGATGACGATTGTGTTGTCCGGCGCGCGTCCGAAGGTCACGGGTGCCCCGGAGAGCGTGATGGTGGTCCCGGACAGGGGCCCACCGGTGACGCGGATGGATCCCGGATGAGCCTGTGACCTCGCAGGAGCGGGCGTCGGAGCGGGTGCCGGGGCAGGACTGTGCGGCGCAGGAGCTGGAGCCGCGTTGCGGGAGGCTCTGCCACCTCGGCGAGATTTCCGGGGGCCCCGCTTGGCGCCGAAGATGTCGCGCTTGAGGACACCGGCCACGCCGAGGACGAAGAGCCAGAGGATGATGAAGAAGGCGAACCGGAAGATGGTGACGGTGAACTCGCTCACTGGGCGTCCCGTTCGATCTCGTGGTAGCGCACCTCTGCGTCTCCAGCCATGAGGACATCACCATCGGAGAGGTTCGCCGAGGTGAGCTTGCGTCCGCGCAGAAGTGTTCCGTTGGTCGACCCGAGGTCGTTGGCGACCGCGTGATCGCGCTCGACGGTGATCTCGAAGTGTCGGCGGGAGACGCCGGGGTCGTCGATGACGTAGTCGGAGCTGGAAGAGGAGCGGCCGAAGACGTTCGTACCCTGGTGCAGTTCATAGTCCTGTCCGTGGATGGTCACGCTCGCAGCAATCGTGCGGGACCTAGACGGTGCGGCCTGTCGCACGGGCGCGGATGCCGGCCGGCTTGTGGCTGCTGCTCGGGGCGGTGCGGGTTCGGGGGTGCGCCTGGGCGGGACCGGACGGGAACCGGAGTTGGCCTGTCCTTCGCCCACGATGTTGTGCGAGCGGGACACGGGGTCGTAGCCGCCGCGGTTGGCCGGTTGGGCTGCGGGGGAACCGTCGGGACGCTGGGTGCTTGAGACGACGCGGTACATTCCGGTGTCGAGATCATCTGCTTCGACGAACTCGACCGAGACGGGACCCACGAAGCTGTAGGCCTGTTCGACCGCGTGATCGCCGATCACCTGTCGCAGGTCGGAGCGGAGTTCGTTCTCGAGGCCCGAGAGCCGGTCGAAGTCTGTGGGAGACAGCTCAATTCTGTAGTGGTTGGCGGTCAGTGTCCGTCCGCGCGAGATCACTGCGGCCTTGTTATCGGCTTCGCGTCGCAGTGAGCCGGCCAGTTCGACTGGTTCCACCTGTGAGCGGAATGCTTTGGCGAAGGCGCCGTTGACGACATTCTCCAATCCTTTCTCGAAACGATCGAGAATCCCCATGGCACCTCCTCATCCAGGTGTCGTGCGCGTGACGAACCGTTCGCCACCAGCCCGGACTTATGGGTCCGAACGCGTCTGTCTCGGTGAATCCGTCTGCGGAAAAGGACACCGAGATGGAGACACCAACACCCAATCCTAACGCGGTGAAGCTCTCAACTCACGTCACTAGGTATTTCGGGGCCGAGGTCTGTACGGATTCCCGGCAGTCGTCCAGCTTAGAAGTTGTCGCTGAGTACTCCTTGAGCCTCTGACGAGCGCCGATGTCAACGTAGATGAGTTGTGGGTCACGAAAGACGCACGGTATTCGGGCTTGTGCATGTGAGCGTCGACACGTTTCGGGTGTTTCGGCTGACCTCGGTTTCATTCTTCCCGGCCGCGATGCTAGAGTTTTCTCTTGTTCGCGCGAGTGGCGGAATTGGTAGACGCGCTGGCTTCAGGTGCCAGTGATCGCAAGGTCGTGGGGGTTCAAGTCCCCCCTCGCGCACAGTGAACAACAGCCCTTCACCAGGATCCTTCGGGGTCACGGTGGAGGGCTGTTTTGTGTCTGCCTGCGGTGGTGCGTCGACCGTGAGGGATCGATCGAAGTTTGAGGGCCCTATTTCAAAGCAGGGCTCTGAAACTTCGATCGGTCACCTTCTCGCACGTTTGCCTTTCGCACGGTGACCTTTTCGCACGGTCACCGGTGAGTACCGATACTGGTGCGGCAGCGGAGTCCGCCCTCGCCCACCAGAGAATGCTGTTGAGCAGCAATCCTGCCAGCAGGGCGGCAGAGAGATATGTGCTGGTCAGGCTCTGTCTGGAATCTCCGACCGCCGACGCGGCGCGGACAGTCACTGACTGGCTTGGGTATGCACCCAGCCTCCGTCTATATAGGAGACTGCCGTCGCTCTGACCTCGACGACCCCGTAGTTCGTGCCGGGGAACTTCTCGGCCCAGGCCAGGGCCGCGGTTCGGCTCTCGACGTCGATGACGAAGACTCCGACCAGCGCCTCCTTCGTCGCTGCGAAGGGCCCGTCCTCGATGACGACCGAGCCACCTCGGCGAGTGACGGTGGTTGTCGCCTGTTGCGGTTCAAACATCTCTGCGGCGATGAAGACTCCTGCGGAATCAAGCGCATCGGCATAGTCGGTCATGAGCTTCTGCATCTCCTCCATCACCTCAGGTGCGGGCTGGGGGTCGCCGCCTTGGGGTTCGGGTGCGTGGAAGATCAGTGAGTAACGCATTGTTGAGCTCCATTCTTCTCAGAAGCGAC
This window harbors:
- a CDS encoding FHA domain-containing protein FhaB/FipA; protein product: MSEFTVTIFRFAFFIILWLFVLGVAGVLKRDIFGAKRGPRKSRRGGRASRNAAPAPAPHSPAPAPAPTPAPARSQAHPGSIRVTGGPLSGTTITLSGAPVTFGRAPDNTIVISDDFASSHHARIVAANGSWVLEDLGSTNGTIVDGSRMHSPISLRIGTQITIGHTTLETQS
- a CDS encoding YciI family protein, with the translated sequence MRYSLIFHAPEPQGGDPQPAPEVMEEMQKLMTDYADALDSAGVFIAAEMFEPQQATTTVTRRGGSVVIEDGPFAATKEALVGVFVIDVESRTAALAWAEKFPGTNYGVVEVRATAVSYIDGGWVHTQASQ
- a CDS encoding DUF3662 and FHA domain-containing protein, yielding MGILDRFEKGLENVVNGAFAKAFRSQVEPVELAGSLRREADNKAAVISRGRTLTANHYRIELSPTDFDRLSGLENELRSDLRQVIGDHAVEQAYSFVGPVSVEFVEADDLDTGMYRVVSSTQRPDGSPAAQPANRGGYDPVSRSHNIVGEGQANSGSRPVPPRRTPEPAPPRAAATSRPASAPVRQAAPSRSRTIAASVTIHGQDYELHQGTNVFGRSSSSSDYVIDDPGVSRRHFEITVERDHAVANDLGSTNGTLLRGRKLTSANLSDGDVLMAGDAEVRYHEIERDAQ
- a CDS encoding PP2C family serine/threonine-protein phosphatase: MTTDGTITLRSAARSHTGLVRKNNQDSGYAGPNFLLIADGMGGHAGGDVASAITVARLADLDREPSGEDALEILRTSILEANDRICRGVAEQPELAGMGTTVTALLRAPGNRFALAHIGDSRGYVLRDGELQTVTHDHTFVQMLVDEGRITPDEAETHPQRSVVMKVLGDVGASPDLDLTLREAHVGDRWMLCSDGLTGFADVDDIARILAEVSDPEECCAQLIDLALAGGGADNVTVVIGDVLEGTVDTVQGSSVGSVHLNPKYATIGTNTDADEATTQTQPHYGNGDTDTVPIQPVSDSDRQEPTAEVVPPAQGTATETSDKDAPTEEDDLDADDDEVEKRSYLGWIIAAIVIVAIAVGGFFAYNYMNNHYYLTSLDGKVTLYRGLDTTLGPIELSQLEDTTDIEVGTLNSFSQDRLRSSIQADSRDEADRIIKNLRQEADRSGTVSGNVKDSTSPSDPAPSPPSSQAVDPSDAITEESQ